Proteins encoded by one window of Culicoides brevitarsis isolate CSIRO-B50_1 chromosome 2, AGI_CSIRO_Cbre_v1, whole genome shotgun sequence:
- the LOC134828388 gene encoding protein gustavus isoform X1 — translation MELARKRYKSSRGPVLRSSERRRPSGTSSTALPSPRVVLNRLDVERLRVSYKVAIRTSRSGRQSGMNMGQKISGGVKSVSRDQPAPFKTIIPRELAADFSRPARIDVLLDMPPAPKETQVKYSWNSEDRSLNVFVKEEDKMTFHRHPVAQSTDCIRGKVGFTKGLHIWEVFWSTRQRGTHAVVGVATSEAPLHSVGYQSLVGSTDQSWGWDLGRNKLYHDSKNCAGVTYPAILKPDETFLVPDKFLVALDMDEGTLSFIVDGQYLGVAFRGLKGRKLYPIVSAVWGHCEITMKYIGGLDPEPLPLMDLCRRVIRQKVGRTHLEEHIQELALPQSMKTYLLYRDRR, via the exons ataCAAGAGTAGCCGAGGGCCGGTACTTAGATCAAGTGAACGTCGCCGTCCATCAGGTACTTCGTCGACAGCATTGCCATCGCCGCGCGTCGTGCTAAACCGTTTAGACGTCGAAAGGTTGCGTGTGTCATACAAAGTAGCGATTCGTACATCGAGAAGCGGGCGTCAAAGTGGTATGAATATGGGTCAAAAAATCTCAGGAGGAGTAAAATCGGTGAGTCGCGATCAACCGGCGCCATTCAAAACAATCATTCCGCGCGAACTGGCAGCTGATTTCAGTAGGCCGGCACGCATCGATGTGCTGCTCGATATGCCGCCCGCCCCCAAGGAGACACAAGTCAAGTATTCGTGGAACTCCGAGGACCGAAGTTTGAATGTTTTCGTGAAGGAAGAGGACAAAATGACATTCCACCGACACCCAGTTGCCCAAAGCACGGATTGCATACGAGGAAAAGTGGGTTTCACGAAGGGCCTGCACATCTGGGAGGTGTTTTGGTCGACGCGACAACGCGGAACGCATGCCGTTGTCGGCGTTGCTACGAGCGAGGCGCCTTTGCACTCCGTAGGTTATCAAAGTTTAGTCGGATCCACGGATCAGAGTTGGGGATGGGACTTGGGACGCAATAAGCTGTATCACGATTCGAAAAATTGCGCGGGCGTGACGTATCCCGCGATCCTCAAGCCTGACGAGACGTTTTTAGTGCCAGACAAATTTTTGGTAGCATTAGATATGGATGAGGGCACGCTCAGTTTTATTGTCGACGGGCAATATTTGGGCGTAGCGTTCCGCGGACTCAAGGGACGCAAACTATATCCCATCGTTTCGGCTGTTTGGGGGCACTGCGAGATCACGATGAAATACATCGGAGGACTTGACC ctgaacCACTGCCACTTATGGATCTTTGTCGACGTGTGATACGTCAAAAAGTAGGACGAACGCATTTAGAAGAGCATATTCAAGAATTAGCATTGCCACAATCAATGAAAACTTATTTACTATATAGAGACCGTAGATAA
- the LOC134828388 gene encoding protein gustavus isoform X2, giving the protein MNMGQKISGGVKSVSRDQPAPFKTIIPRELAADFSRPARIDVLLDMPPAPKETQVKYSWNSEDRSLNVFVKEEDKMTFHRHPVAQSTDCIRGKVGFTKGLHIWEVFWSTRQRGTHAVVGVATSEAPLHSVGYQSLVGSTDQSWGWDLGRNKLYHDSKNCAGVTYPAILKPDETFLVPDKFLVALDMDEGTLSFIVDGQYLGVAFRGLKGRKLYPIVSAVWGHCEITMKYIGGLDPEPLPLMDLCRRVIRQKVGRTHLEEHIQELALPQSMKTYLLYRDRR; this is encoded by the exons ATGAATATGGGTCAAAAAATCTCAGGAGGAGTAAAATCGGTGAGTCGCGATCAACCGGCGCCATTCAAAACAATCATTCCGCGCGAACTGGCAGCTGATTTCAGTAGGCCGGCACGCATCGATGTGCTGCTCGATATGCCGCCCGCCCCCAAGGAGACACAAGTCAAGTATTCGTGGAACTCCGAGGACCGAAGTTTGAATGTTTTCGTGAAGGAAGAGGACAAAATGACATTCCACCGACACCCAGTTGCCCAAAGCACGGATTGCATACGAGGAAAAGTGGGTTTCACGAAGGGCCTGCACATCTGGGAGGTGTTTTGGTCGACGCGACAACGCGGAACGCATGCCGTTGTCGGCGTTGCTACGAGCGAGGCGCCTTTGCACTCCGTAGGTTATCAAAGTTTAGTCGGATCCACGGATCAGAGTTGGGGATGGGACTTGGGACGCAATAAGCTGTATCACGATTCGAAAAATTGCGCGGGCGTGACGTATCCCGCGATCCTCAAGCCTGACGAGACGTTTTTAGTGCCAGACAAATTTTTGGTAGCATTAGATATGGATGAGGGCACGCTCAGTTTTATTGTCGACGGGCAATATTTGGGCGTAGCGTTCCGCGGACTCAAGGGACGCAAACTATATCCCATCGTTTCGGCTGTTTGGGGGCACTGCGAGATCACGATGAAATACATCGGAGGACTTGACC ctgaacCACTGCCACTTATGGATCTTTGTCGACGTGTGATACGTCAAAAAGTAGGACGAACGCATTTAGAAGAGCATATTCAAGAATTAGCATTGCCACAATCAATGAAAACTTATTTACTATATAGAGACCGTAGATAA
- the LOC134828417 gene encoding phenoloxidase 2-like, translating into MTDIKKHLLLLFDRPYEPIFTSRGDNVTIELPATFYTTRYRPMATQIMTRARGRGSKMISVKDITTPEIEDVMELQRNDHFSLFVTKHQKLAGKLIDVFMKMTDPEDFFAAACYAHDRVNPYLFQYAFAVALLHRDDTRDVQIPSLMETFPGKFVDSNVLGQLREEVFIVDTASREAVRIPRDYTASDIDPEHRLWYFREDPGLNLHHWHWHLVYPADSNTPKMVEKDRRGELFYYMHQQIIARYNIERIANTLTRVKSFNDFRKPISEGYFPKMDSSVASRAWPGRADNISLSDINRETDQIQLQIADLELWRDRILQAIDQMAVTTPNGDVIPLNFDENTDFGIDILGNLIESSSLSANRQMYGQLHNFGHVIISYVNDPINKHLESGGVMNDTATAMRDPIFYRWHSFINDLFEVYKKNLTPYTEEQLTWRGVEVTSIDVLGKKGAKNQFETFWNTSKVDFARGLDFQPQGSVFVEFDHLNHEAFSYKIQVENRSGKPQMGIFRVFMAPKKDECLKDLKFSEQRLMMIEMDKFIVQLNPGMNIVQHASTASSVTIPFEQTFRNLDQNRPEAGTVDAAEFNICGCGWPQHLLVPRGKSGSGQQFQLFVMVSDYENDKIDQKLVGSCTLAATFCGIRDAKYPDKRPMGYPFDREAREGVENLENFLTPNMGMQEVTVVFHDETRKRPSKS; encoded by the exons ATGACAGACATCAAGAAACATTTATTGCTCTTGTTCGATCGTCCTTACGAACCAATTTTCACATCACGGGGCGACAATGTAACAATTGAACTTCCCGCAACGTTTTATACGACGAGATATCGCCCGATGGCGACGCAAATCATGACCCGAGCTCGCGGAAGGGGATCCAAGATGATCAGTGTGAAGGATATCACGACGCCTGAAATTGAGGATGTCATGGAACTCCAAAGAAATGaccatttttcgctttttgtgACGAAACATCAGAAATTGGcgggaaaattaattgatgtttttatga aaatgaCGGATCCCGAAGACTTTTTCGCTGCCGCATGTTACGCCCATGATCGAGTCAACCCATATTTGTTCCAATATGCCTTCGCCGTTGCCTTATTACATCGCGACGATACACGAGACGTTCAAATCCCATCGCTAATGGAGACTTTTCCCGGCAAATTTGTCGATTCCAACGTTCTTGGGCAACTTCGCGAAGAAGTTTTCATCGTTGATACGGCGTCTCGTGAAGCAGTTCGTATTCCGCGTGATTATACCGCCTCCGATATCGATCCGGAACATCGTTTATGGTATTTCCGCGAAGATCCCGGCTTGAATTTGCATCATTGGCATTGGCATCTCGTGTATCCCGCTGACTCTAATACCCCTAAAATGGTAGAAAAAGACCGCAGAGGCGAGTTATTCTACTACATGCATCAACAAATCATCGCGCGATACAACATCGAACGCATCGCCAACACCTTGACACGCGTAAAGTCCTTCAATGACTTTAGAAAACCAATTTCCGAAGGATATTTTCCGAAAATGGACTCTTCTGTGGCGAGTAGAGCATGGCCTGGGCGTGCAGATAACATTTCCTTGTCAGATATCAACCGAGAAACGGACCAAATTCAACTACAAATCGCCGATTTGGAACTTTGGCGCGACCGAATCCTCCAAGCGATCGATCAAATGGCAGTTACAACCCCAAATGGCGACGTAATTcccttaaattttgatgaaaacacGGATTTTGGGATTGACATCCTTGGAAATCTCATTGAATCGAGCTCTTTATCCGCAAATCGTCAAATGTACGGGCAATTacataattttggtcacgtgatcATCTCGTACGTGAACGatccaataaataaacatctcGAATCGGGCGGCGTCATGAACGATACGGCGACGGCAATGCGAGATCCGATCTTCTACCGATGGCATTCCTTCATAAATGACCTTTTTGAggtttataagaaaaatttgacgCCTTATACGGAAGAACAACTCACCTGGCGAGGCGTTGAAGTGACTTCAATCGACGTTTTGGGCAAAAAAGGCGCCAAAAACCAATTCGAGACTTTTTGGAATACGAGTAAAGTTGATTTCGCGCGTGGATTGGATTTTCAACCGCAAGGCTCGGTGTTCGTTGAGTTCGATCATTTGAATCACGAAGcattttcgtataaaattcAAGTCGAAAATCGATCAGGAAAGCCTCAAATGggcatttttcgtgtttttatgGCGCCAAAGAAGGATGAATGCTTGAAGGACTTGAAATTTAGCGAACAGCGCTTGATGATGATTGAAAtggataaatttattgttcaat tgaatCCGGGGATGAATATCGTGCAACATGCTTCTACAGCGTCATCAGTAACAATCCCTTTCGAACAAACTTTTCGTAATTTGGATCAAAATCGTCCTGAAGCGGGTACAGTTGATGCTGCTGAGTTCAATATTTGTGGCTGTGGATg gccTCAACATTTGCTCGTTCCTCGCGGAAAATCGGGTTCTGGACAACAATTTCAACTCTTCGTAATGGTTTCGGATtacgaaaatgacaaaattgatcaaaaactgGTCGGTTCATGTACTTTAGCAGCAACTTTCTGTGGCATTCGAGATGCTAAATACCCGGATAAGCGTCCCATGGGGTATCCTTTCGATCGTGAAGCACGTGAAGGAGTTGAAAATctggaaaatttcttaactCCAAACATGGGAATGCAAGAAGTGACGGTTGTTTTCCATGATGAGACACGAAAAAGACCTTCgaagtcttaa